The Rhinoraja longicauda isolate Sanriku21f chromosome 19, sRhiLon1.1, whole genome shotgun sequence genome includes a window with the following:
- the LOC144603129 gene encoding zinc-binding protein A33-like → MALKDQVESWTEEAVCPICLDFFTDPVALECGHNFCRSCITQSWDREGRNSCPECREVFTDRTLRVNRALARLAEKARTLSLNRTEKESKLHCEEHQEELKLFCETDKKLICVVCAAGREHKSHSFMPVKEAVENYKDQVKSSIQSLTKDQSEIQQMEQQQKEKIAGVLEQSCNLLSKITSQFAELHQILTEKEQRVLADIREEEKKLLNTMEKKLEEIEENLNSIQEDLFKLQQRMDQKDSVVFLKEEAGGKRRVSDEDRALTVTDGALSIEKFHHHFLMNTLWRETSDIKQVSVTLDVETAGPELEVSEDRKRVRWTETRRSLSDTGKRFTGNKCVLGSEGFTSGRHYWEVEVAGSEGWSLGVAAESVERKRGVALTPETGVWRIGRWGNKFVALTDPPSRLPARPIPGRVGVYLSYESGTVSFYDADTKSHLHTFTGNKFTEKLYPFFWTWDGNWLRICSGSAPGV, encoded by the exons atggctttgaaagaccaggtcgagagttggaccgaggaggcagtttgtcccatctgcctggatttcttcaccgatccggtggcactggagtgcgggcacaacttctgccgctcctgtatcacacagagttgggacagggaggggagaaactcctgcccggaatgtagagaggtgtttacagaccgcaccctcagggtgaatcgggccttggcgagactggctgagaaagctcgaacactgagcctgaatcggacagagaaggaaagtaaacttcactgcgaggaacatcaggaagaactgaagctgttttgtgaaacggacaagaagctgatctgtgtggtttgtgcagctgggcgggaacacaagtctcacagcttcatgccggtcaaagaggctgttgaaaactacaag gatcaggtgaaatcttccatccagtctctcacgaAAGATCaatcagagatccagcaaatggaacagcaacagaaagagaagattgctGGAGTTCTG gaacagtcatgcAACCTTCtgtccaagatcacatcccagtttgctgaactgcatcagattctcactgagaaagagcagcgcgtactggcagatatccgggaggaagagaagaagcttctaaatacaatggagaaaaaacttgaagagattgaggagaatttaaattccattcaggaggacctctttaagttgcagcaacggatggatcaaaaggacagtgtggtgtttctgaag gaggaagctggtGGGAAGAGGAG GGTTAGTGATGAAGATAGAGCACTCACAGTGACAGACGGTGCCTTGTCGATTGAAAAATTCCATCACCACTTTTTGATGAACACGCTGTGGAGAGAGACATCTGACATTAAGCAAG tctccgtcaccctggatgtggaaacagcgggtccggagctcgaggtgtctgaggatcggaagagggtgagatggaccgagacccggaggagtctctctgacaccgggaagaggtttacaggcaataaatgtgtgctgggatcggagggattcacatcggggagacattactgggaggtggaggtggcggggagtgagggctggagtctgggagtcgccgcagagtctgtggagaggaagagaggggtcgcactgaccccggagactggagtctggaggatcGGGCGGTGGGGTAACAAGTTTGTTGCACTCACagaccctccatcccgtctccccgcccgtcccatccccgggagggtgggagtttatctcagttacgagtccgggacagtttcattttacgacgcggacaccaagtcccatctccacaccttcactgggaataaattcacggagaaactttatcctttcttctggacgtgggatggaaactggctgagaatctgctccggttccgctccgggtgtgtaa